ACAGGTCAAGCGAGATGGCCCCCAGCATGTCGGGCCGGGCGCGCAGGAAGTGCATGACCTCGACGAATGTCGCAACCGACAGGGGCACCCTTGGCCGGGGGGCAAAGACAAGCCGGATGCGCAGCGTGCTCACGCATGCACATGCGAACCCCATGGCGCAGACCAGGTAGCACACCCCTGCCCCGGCGCCGTACAGCAGGCCACCCAGCGATGGCCCCGTCACCGCCGCCGCCTGGAACAGGGAAGATGACACGGCCGCCGCGCGCGGGAACACATGCGCAGGTACGAGCGATGGCAGGAAGGTCTGCTGGCAGGGCATCTCGAATGCGCGGGCGGCGCCAAACACCATGACCATGGCATAGATCATCCACGGCGCGGTCCACCCGCCAAAGGCACCAGCGGCCATGAGCAGGGCCGAAAGCGCCTCGATACCCTGGCACGTCACCACGATCCGCCGGCGGTTGAAATGATCCGCCGCATGCCCCGCGGGCAGCAAAAGCCCCGCCATGGGCAGGAACTGCGCCAGCCCCACCAGCGCCAGCGCCATGGTGCTGTGGGTCAGCGCATAGATCTGCCACCCCACCGCCACGGCCTGCACGCACGCGGAAAAGGAGGACGCGGTACGCGCACCCAGAAAGGCGACCAGGCCGGGATGGCGGTGCAGTGGTGCTGGCGGAGGGGAAGGATCGACGCCTTGCGCCGGAGCCGGAGGGAGGGATGTGGACATGATGCCCCACCCTAGCAGCAGGAATGGGGAATATCCTACGCTCCAGTGCCTGAAAAAGTGTGCTCCCCCGTTTGCAAATCCGCCCCAACACGGGCAAAAGCGATTGAATGACAGACCCTGTAGAGCATGCCGCCGTGCCCGGTGCGCAAGGGAAGACCGCAGACTGGCTTGATATCCGGGCCGGTACGGTCGTGGATGCGCACCCCCTGCGTGAGACAACGCCGCACACCTTCCGGCTGGCCATCGATTTCGGCCCCCATATCGGGGTCCGGTCATCGGTGGTGCAGGTCAATCACCGTTATGTGCCCGCGCGGCTGGTGGGTCGCCAGATCTGTGCGGTGATCAATGTGCCGCCACGCCAGGTCGGTTCCTTCCGTAGCGAAGTGCTGACACTGGGCATGCCCGACAGTAATGGCGAGGCCGTCCTGATCCGCCCCGATGCCCGCGTTCCCGATGGAGGAAGACTTTTCTGATGGCTACAAGCTACGCAACCGTAACCTGGGACCAGCTTCACCGCGATGCCCGCCAGCTGGCCAGCACGCTGATGACGCGTGGCCCCTTCAGGGGAATCGTGGCCATAACGCGTGGCGGCATGATCCCCGCCGCAATCATCGCGCGTGAACTGGACTGCCGCCTGATCGACACCATTTCCGTCGTGACCTATGACGAGGAAAGGATGGGCGAGCCCAGCGTGCTCAAGAACGCCGATGCCGCGGGCGATGGCGAGGGCTTCCTGATCATTGATGACCTGGTGGATTCGGGTGTGACAGCCCAGCTTGTGCGCAGGCTCCTGCCCAAGGCCGTGTTCGCGTGTCTTTATGCCAAGCCCTCGGGCCGCCCCGTCACGGACATGTTCGTGGTGGAAGTGCCGCAGGATACGTGGGTCCTGTTCCCGTGGGATACGGCGCCACTGTTCATTCCCCCCCTGGCCAGCAAACCCGTGGCCAAGGCCTGACCCGGCGGGCCGCCCCTCCCTACACGACGTGTTGTTCGCCGCCCCTGTCCGGCCTGCTTGCCGCGGGTCCCATGATCGCGGTATTTTTTTTGCAAGAATGTGCTTGCCAGAACAGCAGTTGCCACATAGGTTCCCGCTCGTGGTCGCGGGGCGTGGCGCAGCCTGGTAGCGCGCGTGTTTTGGGTACACGAGGCCCCCGGTTCGAGTCCGGGCGCCCCGACCATATCCAGGGAGACGGATGGTAATGCGAGCCCGGATTTACAGGCAGTCAAAACCCGCTGGCCAGTCAGGCCAGGCCATGACCCATACATGGGTACTGGATTATGGACAGAGTCGTCCCCGCCATGTCGATGCCCTGATGGGCTGGACCGGCAGCGCGGATACCCCGTCACAGCTTCGCCTGCAGTTTCCCGATCAGGACAGCGCCGTGGCTTATGCCACGCAGAACGGCATTGCCTTCGATATCGAGATTCCGGCCCCGCGCATCCGTCGCCCCAAGGCCTATGCCGATAATTTCCGTTATGACCGTATCCAGAACTGGACGCACTAGGCCCGATCTGGCACAAGCAAAGCCCCGCGCCCTTAGCTCAGTTGGATAGAGCAACAGCCTTCTAAGCTGTGGGTCGCTGGTTCGAATCCAGCAGGGCGCGCCATTTTTCAATGGGCCATCGACCTGAAGGTCTGCACGGTGTGCGGGTGGTCTGCCGTGCGCCATGGTTCATAACAACATCCCATTATCCCGGCTGGCCATCTGTCGCAGCGGTCAAGACCGCTAGCCGATCTCCCGCTCCTGATACTGTTTCTGCAATGGCTTGTTCACGTCCGGGGCATCTGCCGGGCGGGGGATGCCTGTGAATGCCTGCAAGACAACCCATTGATGGGAACAGCAGGACCGGTGCCAGCACCGTCGTGATGGTTGCCCGATACCGACCGGGCTGGATCAGGCATGATATCCCTGCCCCGTGATGGTACTGCAGGGTCCGGAACCGGTCACTCCGTAAATATATTGTCCATACGGCGCGTGTATCGAGGAACATTTTTTACAGGCAGAGGTACAGTTTCGGCACAGCACACAAAATGTAACAATACAATACATATCATTTTGAAATTCTGCGGTATTATGGCCGGTCCACCTGTCTGTTCATGGGTGCATGATACCCTGATTCATTCAAACAGTTGAAACCTGCCCTCTTTTTTCCTGCCTGGATTACTGGACCCTTACGCAATGTTTCTGACTAATATGGCTAAGTTAAGAGCCCGATCCGAAAGTTTTTGAACAATACCAGCCTGTTGTGATTCATCCGTCTTTGCAGAGAGATGGAGTGAATGGTGACATGGACTGGTATTGCCCGGCGCGAGTATAGCCGGGAAAGATTGCGATATCCATCGGACATGACGGACGGGGAGTGGACTTTGATCATGCCATTTGTGCCCCCGGCGAAACGGGGCGGTCGTCCGCGCACGACGGATATGCGCGAGGTGGTCAATGCGATGCTCTACATAGCCTCGGCCGGGTGTGCGTGGCGTCTGCTGCCGAAATGCTTTCCGCCGGTCTCGACCATCAGGCGCTATTTTTACGCCTGGCGTGATGCCGGAGTGTTCGAGGTCATGAATACGGTGCTGGTCATGAGCCTGCGCGAGATCGAGGGACGTGACGCCTCTCCGAGCGCGGGCGTGATTGACAGCCAGTCGGTGAAAACCACGGAAAGCGGCGGGATTTCGGGCTATGACGCGGGGAAGAAGGTCAAGGGCCGCAAGCGCCATATCGTGACGGATACCTGCGGCTTCCTGATCTTTCTCCTCGTTCATGCCGCTGATATCCAGGACCGTGATGGGGCCGTTGATGTTCTGGCAGCGATACGCAGGCGCTTTCCCTGGCTGCGCCACATCTTCGCTGATGGCGGCTATGCTGGCGACAAATTGCGATCCGCGCTCGCCTCCATGGGAAAATGGACCCTCGAAATCATCAGGCGGTCCGATACGGTGAAGGGTTTTCAGATCCTGCCGCGTCGCTGGGTGGTGGAACGGACATTCGCATGGCTGGGACGATGCAGGCGGCTCGCCAAAGATTGGGAACAATCCATTGCTTCCTCAACCGCATGGACATTGATCGCCTCAATCCGAATGCTCACACGACGGACAGCAAGGCATTGTCAGGGTTGAAAAACTTTCGGATCGGGCTCTAAGACGAGTAGAATTTACCATAATCACGCTATCAATGATTCTAGTCATCTGCCTGGGGAACCATAAATATACAGAGGCAGCGATATATTCCTGTGAATTCATTCTTGTCACTTTGCTCTGCTCGTTACCTAGTTCATCCTTTACGGTAACCAGAAATGTTGTCCGGTTATTATACGGCTTCATACTGTCCGTTCAGCTTTCTTCAATTGCCGTATCGGGGAATGTACTGTCTCCCCTTACCCTTGAAAATCTTGGGCATCCTACAGTCATAGGCAGCCTGAACATGATCAAGTCGGCGTTGATAGAAATCTGTTCCATCGCTTTTGTATTTTTATCAAAATCCGGCCTAAAGCTATACGGACTTGTCCTGTCATTACCCATTCTGCTTGGTGTAAAACATTCAGCCTGTTATGAATTTGGCAAGCCGGTGGTTTCCATAGCAAAAGAAGAAATATTTGTATGGAACCTGATTTATACGGGAAAGCGGGAAGTTTCAAAACTTCAGCATGACACCATTTATTATTCAGATGGTAATAATAATCCCATAAAAAGAAAACATTACAATGTTATTGTAATATTTACCGAAGGAACGTCCCTGGCGGTCATATCTCCCGAACTGACACCCAACATATGGGGGATGATGCATGATTCCCTGTATTATACAGGTTTTTTCAATCACACCGCTGCGACATTCCGGGGACTACGCGGGCAGAATGCGTCATTTTACCAGATGACGGGCGGATATACTGAAAAAAGCATGGGACTGGGCCAGATTTCCCACGAAGAAATACTGAAGAAAATGAAATCTGGAAAAAGCATTGCAACCATACCAGAAATATTAAGGGAAAATGGATATGATGCATTTTTCCAGTTACCCTGTTCCATCAACGACAACCTGTCCCAGATGATGGATACAATGGATTTCAACCAGTTGTTCACCATGGAAGATGTAGACGCGAACGAACGGACGAAATGGCCCGTGCCGCCGGGCATGCTTGTCAAATGGTTTACCAATAATGATCTGACAGATGGCGATTCATACAAGCTGTTGTGGAAAAATATCCAGGCGCTCCATCAAAAGGACAAGCCTTTCTATTACGGGGTCTATACCGTCGGCACACATGTCGGGCTGGACAGCCCGGAATTCAGGTACAAGGACGGTCAGAACAGCTACCTGAACAAATTCTACAACATGGATCGACAGTTTGGTGAATTCCTGCGTCGTTTCAATGACAGCCCCATTTCCGATGATACGATACTGATATTCACCGCCGACCATGCCACATATCCGGAACAGAAATTTGTTGATACTTTTGGTATAAAAAGTAAGTACTTTGTAGATCAGGTCCCTCTTATTATCTACAAGAAGAATTCAACAGGTGAACTGCATCTTGATGCGGATGGCAAGAACAGCCTTGATATCGCGCCAACCATCATGGACCTGCTGGGAATACAGAAAGCCACGACAACATTCCTGGGCTGCTCCCTGTTTGACACGGTCTGTCATTCAGATTTTGACCATCTGTCCGCCCTGGGACTGGAATACTACACCACCTATAAAGACGTGGTAACGCCTGCAAATCTTTCAAAGGATCAGCAGACCATTATTGAAAGCATACAGTCATACGGCGGTTAGCGGTTTACCTTTACGCCCCGGGGCTGACAGGCACGGGACGCACCGGCCCCATGCCTGCGTCCCGTTTTACCATTGCATCGATGCCGAGGCAGGCCGGTCAATGACCTCGCCCGGCCTGCAGGACAAGGCGCCATCCCGTGCCCCCGCGTGGCGGACCGGGCCCCTGCGGGCCCGCCCTGTATTCCCCCCGTTGCGGGGCCGGAACAGGCTTCAGCGCAGGTGGAACGTGACGGGTAGCAGGACATGCCTGCCGTCCAGTGTGCCGCCACTGCCGGTACACCTTACGTTCCGTGCGGCGGCCAGAGCCGTGCTGTCGAGGTCATCATAGCCTGTACCATCGTGCAGGCTGACCTGCCGTACCTCTCCCTGCGCGCCCAGCGTCAGGTCAACCAGCGCATTGCCCTCCTCATGCATGTGCCGGGCCATGGGGGGGTAGCGCCAGGCTGGGGGCGTGCAGTGCAAGATGGTAGATGATCCGGCACCGGCAGACGGCGCGGCCCGCACCGCTGCGCCGCCTGTTGCCATGGGTGCCGGTGCGCCACCACCATGCGGCGTCTGTGCGGCCGGGGAGGGCCGGGTCTGTTGCACGGACCGGACATGGGGCTGTGTTGACGCCGGAAGGGGAACGGACAGGTCTTTTGCCGCCTGCGTAGGCGGGCGCGGGGCAGTGTGCTGTGGCTGTGGCTGTGGCTGTGGCTGTGGCTGTGGCTGTGGCTGTGGCTGTGGCTGTGGCTGTGGCTGTGGCTGTGGCTGTGGCTGTGGCTGTGGCTGTGGCTGTGGCTGTGGCTGTGGCTGTGGCTGTGGCTGTGGCTGTGGCTGTGGCTGTGGCTGTGGCTGTGGCTGTGGCTGTGGCTGTGGCTGTGGCTGTGGCTGTGGCGTAGCCGGTTCGGGCGGCGGTGCAACCCCCGGACGGTCAAAAAGAACCTGGATGGTGTTTTTTTCACCCGGCGGCTCCCGCACCGCCGTATGGGCCGGCAGAAGCCATGCGGCAATCATCCCGTGCCCCAGCACGGCCAGCAGCACGGTCCATCCCGCCACCACGCGGGCCGTGCCCCGCCGCCGCACGGGCGGGTGGGGCGCAAGCAGCCTGCCTGCCATCCTGTCGTGCTGTTGCGTCACGGTTTCATCCATTCTGGCCCATGGGGCCGGTTATCTTGTCATTTGACAAAAACGGACGCACCCCTGACAACACACATCTGTTACAGCCCTATCTTACAACCGGAAAGTATCAGTTCAATATGGGCCACGCCCGCCACCCCTTCATGCAGGACATGCCTGTGATCCGCTGGGTCATGGTGCTGTGCGCGTGCATGGGGCTGTGGGGGCAGTTGCTGATCGAAAGCCGCAGCCTGCCGGGGGAACTGCCCCGGAGCACCATCATGCGGCTGACGGGAATCGATATCGCTCCCCCGGTCACGCATACGGCCTCCATGCCCGCCATGGATCCGGCCCATCATGCCACGATGAAGCGGATGACCAGCCACCTGCATGCGGCCATGCCCCATGCAGGCCACGACCACGGTGAAGGCTGCCCGCTCTGTCCGCTCCTGCACCTGCCTGCCCTGGCGCTGGCCATCGTGCCGTTCATGCCCCTGCCCCCCATGGCCTGGGCACAGGCACGCCATGAGCCGCGCCAGCCCCGTGCCCCGCCCTCCGCCCCGCTGGGGCTGCCACCTTCACGCGGGCCACCTTCCATTTCCTGAACCTCATGCGCTGTCGCATGCCCTGCGGGGCGTGCGTGTTCCGTCCCCTGTTCAGGACATGAAAAGTGACTTTTATAAAGAAAACGCCCGCGCCACTGGCTGTGGTGGCGGGCGGGTGGCTGCTGGCCAGCTGTCTGCAGCCACCTGCCGCCCGTGCCGAAACCACCGTGACCCTGCCCGGCCTGTCCATCGAGGACACGGCAGAGGACACCCCGATGGGCGAACGCCCACTTTCCGCCAGTAGCCCTTCGTCCATTGCGCGCCGGGCCGCCAGCCTCAGCAGTCCCGACACGGCCAGCCTGTTTCGTGACCAGCCGGGGGTCAGCACCTATGCCGCTGGCGGGCTTGCATCCCTCCCCGTGCTCAACGGCATGGCCGATGACCGCGTTGCCACCGTGGTCGATGGCGTGCGCATTGCCTCGGGCTGTCCCAACCACATGAATCCCGCCCTGTCCTTCATCGACCCGGACAGCGTTGATACTGCCACCGCCATTGCCGGGATCACACCGGTCAGCATGGGCGGCGACAGCACCGGCGGCACCGTGGATGTGGAACGCCGCGACCCGCAATTTGCAAAACACGGCAGGATACTGGTCACCGGGCACGTTACCGGCACCTATCGCAGCAATGGTGGCGGCTATGGCGCGTCGGGCAGCCTGACGGTGGCCAATGACATGTTCAGCCTGCGCTACAATGCCTCCTACGCACAGGCGGGCGACTACAATGCCGGCGGCGATGGTGGCGTGGTCCGCTCGACCGGTTACCTGACCTACAACCATGCCGTGACATTCGGCGTGCACAAGGACAACCACCTCCTTGCCCTGACCTTCGGCCAGCAGGACACACCGCATGAAGGCTTTGCCAACCAGTACATGGACATGACCAACAACCGTTCCACTTATGTGAACGGCAAGTATCTCGGCACGTTCGACTGGGGTGAACTGGAAGCGCGCGGCTACTGGCAGCGCGAGGACCATGCCATGGACTTCCTGCCAGACCGGCTCAAGACCACCCACATGCCCATGAACACCAATGCCCGCATGGCAGGCTACAGCCTGAAGGCCACGGTGACACTGGCGGAAGGGCAGACCCTGCGGCTGGGCAGTTCGTTCGACCATTCCGGCCTGAATGACTGGTGGCCCCCGGTTGCGGGCAGCATGATGATGGGGCCGGATACCTATCACAGCATCAATAACGGCCACCGTGACCGGCTGGGCCATTTTGTGGAATGGGAAGCGGCATGGACCCCGCGCGTCTCCACCCTGCTGGGCTTCCGCAATGACCTGGTCATGATGAATACGGGGCCGGTATCAGGTTACTCATCCACTCCGTCCATGATGAGCAACGCCAACATTGCCGCAGCCAATGCCTTCAACGCCACCGACCGGGGCCGTACGGACGTGAACTTCGATGT
This portion of the Komagataeibacter sp. FNDCF1 genome encodes:
- a CDS encoding MFS transporter, with the translated sequence MSTSLPPAPAQGVDPSPPPAPLHRHPGLVAFLGARTASSFSACVQAVAVGWQIYALTHSTMALALVGLAQFLPMAGLLLPAGHAADHFNRRRIVVTCQGIEALSALLMAAGAFGGWTAPWMIYAMVMVFGAARAFEMPCQQTFLPSLVPAHVFPRAAAVSSSLFQAAAVTGPSLGGLLYGAGAGVCYLVCAMGFACACVSTLRIRLVFAPRPRVPLSVATFVEVMHFLRARPDMLGAISLDLFAVLLGGATAMLPVYASDILHAGPLGLGLLRAAPAIGAVLCSVMLVWKPLNHRAGRRMFLSVAIFGVATLVFALSRSMAVSIIALAVLGAADVVSVVVRSALVQLRTPDSMRGRVSAVNMLFIGSSNQLGEFESGTVASLIGPVAAVALGGVGTLLITAAWIRMFPTLWRLDRLDDITPD
- a CDS encoding tRNA-binding protein, whose product is MTDPVEHAAVPGAQGKTADWLDIRAGTVVDAHPLRETTPHTFRLAIDFGPHIGVRSSVVQVNHRYVPARLVGRQICAVINVPPRQVGSFRSEVLTLGMPDSNGEAVLIRPDARVPDGGRLF
- the gpt gene encoding xanthine phosphoribosyltransferase; the encoded protein is MATSYATVTWDQLHRDARQLASTLMTRGPFRGIVAITRGGMIPAAIIARELDCRLIDTISVVTYDEERMGEPSVLKNADAAGDGEGFLIIDDLVDSGVTAQLVRRLLPKAVFACLYAKPSGRPVTDMFVVEVPQDTWVLFPWDTAPLFIPPLASKPVAKA
- a CDS encoding ETC complex I subunit — protein: MRARIYRQSKPAGQSGQAMTHTWVLDYGQSRPRHVDALMGWTGSADTPSQLRLQFPDQDSAVAYATQNGIAFDIEIPAPRIRRPKAYADNFRYDRIQNWTH
- a CDS encoding IS5 family transposase — its product is MVTWTGIARREYSRERLRYPSDMTDGEWTLIMPFVPPAKRGGRPRTTDMREVVNAMLYIASAGCAWRLLPKCFPPVSTIRRYFYAWRDAGVFEVMNTVLVMSLREIEGRDASPSAGVIDSQSVKTTESGGISGYDAGKKVKGRKRHIVTDTCGFLIFLLVHAADIQDRDGAVDVLAAIRRRFPWLRHIFADGGYAGDKLRSALASMGKWTLEIIRRSDTVKGFQILPRRWVVERTFAWLGRCRRLAKDWEQSIASSTAWTLIASIRMLTRRTARHCQG
- a CDS encoding LTA synthase family protein; its protein translation is MIKSALIEICSIAFVFLSKSGLKLYGLVLSLPILLGVKHSACYEFGKPVVSIAKEEIFVWNLIYTGKREVSKLQHDTIYYSDGNNNPIKRKHYNVIVIFTEGTSLAVISPELTPNIWGMMHDSLYYTGFFNHTAATFRGLRGQNASFYQMTGGYTEKSMGLGQISHEEILKKMKSGKSIATIPEILRENGYDAFFQLPCSINDNLSQMMDTMDFNQLFTMEDVDANERTKWPVPPGMLVKWFTNNDLTDGDSYKLLWKNIQALHQKDKPFYYGVYTVGTHVGLDSPEFRYKDGQNSYLNKFYNMDRQFGEFLRRFNDSPISDDTILIFTADHATYPEQKFVDTFGIKSKYFVDQVPLIIYKKNSTGELHLDADGKNSLDIAPTIMDLLGIQKATTTFLGCSLFDTVCHSDFDHLSALGLEYYTTYKDVVTPANLSKDQQTIIESIQSYGG
- a CDS encoding energy transducer TonB; translation: MTQQHDRMAGRLLAPHPPVRRRGTARVVAGWTVLLAVLGHGMIAAWLLPAHTAVREPPGEKNTIQVLFDRPGVAPPPEPATPQPQPQPQPQPQPQPQPQPQPQPQPQPQPQPQPQPQPQPQPQPQPQPQPQPQPQPQPQPQPQPQPQPQHTAPRPPTQAAKDLSVPLPASTQPHVRSVQQTRPSPAAQTPHGGGAPAPMATGGAAVRAAPSAGAGSSTILHCTPPAWRYPPMARHMHEEGNALVDLTLGAQGEVRQVSLHDGTGYDDLDSTALAAARNVRCTGSGGTLDGRHVLLPVTFHLR
- a CDS encoding DUF2946 domain-containing protein translates to MGHARHPFMQDMPVIRWVMVLCACMGLWGQLLIESRSLPGELPRSTIMRLTGIDIAPPVTHTASMPAMDPAHHATMKRMTSHLHAAMPHAGHDHGEGCPLCPLLHLPALALAIVPFMPLPPMAWAQARHEPRQPRAPPSAPLGLPPSRGPPSIS
- a CDS encoding TonB-dependent receptor domain-containing protein, giving the protein MTFIKKTPAPLAVVAGGWLLASCLQPPAARAETTVTLPGLSIEDTAEDTPMGERPLSASSPSSIARRAASLSSPDTASLFRDQPGVSTYAAGGLASLPVLNGMADDRVATVVDGVRIASGCPNHMNPALSFIDPDSVDTATAIAGITPVSMGGDSTGGTVDVERRDPQFAKHGRILVTGHVTGTYRSNGGGYGASGSLTVANDMFSLRYNASYAQAGDYNAGGDGGVVRSTGYLTYNHAVTFGVHKDNHLLALTFGQQDTPHEGFANQYMDMTNNRSTYVNGKYLGTFDWGELEARGYWQREDHAMDFLPDRLKTTHMPMNTNARMAGYSLKATVTLAEGQTLRLGSSFDHSGLNDWWPPVAGSMMMGPDTYHSINNGHRDRLGHFVEWEAAWTPRVSTLLGFRNDLVMMNTGPVSGYSSTPSMMSNANIAAANAFNATDRGRTDVNFDVTALVRWKPRRDLSIEGGYARKTRSPNLYERYAWGQSAMVSSMINWFGDGNGYVGNPDLKPEVANTASITADWHDPDGDRWDLKIQPYYTYTHNYVNAQRLAAASNGFYTLGFVNHNAQSYGINGSGNYRLWNTPHFGRGEIVANISWVRGQDLTNGAGLYHQMPTNGSVAVHETWKNWTGRVEMTFVKAKDTVDWVRNEPRTPGYALLGLGGQYHWRYVTLDASIDNVLNQKYELPLGGWSLADDAATGTLRALPGMGRSFNVSLTANF